Proteins encoded in a region of the Tumebacillus sp. BK434 genome:
- a CDS encoding tetratricopeptide repeat protein, with translation MQYLTLGQKLRLKRKELDLTLKDIAGDYISPATLSLVERDLQVPSEELLRYLAERLETPYSYFKETPEETLGRRAKTLLAESEALLHRKRYSMATRFAEEIMNDAKELRLHHYIAQSALLLSRIALTQEEYHRANEYLFEAQSAAHLSGHHEWLPSIYFQFAQVSFRQSFYPQALDYLKQADQATDDTMDDELHRKILSLLSQTHHKMGNYDQALDYAEKATSLVSRMNNLEAYAESLIMLGANYREQEQYDKALELFQEAMRISRQLETQHELSEAERNLAELYVKTGDHAQAHQHFELAIEQKQKLGDASLFTTMLDLVEALLDAGDVYKAQSRLQDALGYDIPSAEEDRARALALSYQISCFLGDEAAGRRALEESLTLARSHSVQTRMPDLLVKLGRICAKAGDQSMATQLFGEALAGYESLGLIMRTNTKNA, from the coding sequence ATGCAATATTTGACCCTCGGGCAAAAGCTGCGCTTGAAGCGCAAAGAATTAGATCTCACCCTTAAAGATATCGCGGGGGATTATATCTCGCCGGCGACGCTCAGCCTGGTCGAGCGCGACCTGCAGGTTCCATCTGAGGAGCTGCTGCGCTACCTCGCCGAACGTCTGGAGACGCCCTACAGCTATTTTAAAGAAACGCCGGAAGAAACGCTGGGGCGACGGGCGAAGACCTTGCTCGCCGAATCGGAGGCGCTCCTGCACCGCAAGCGCTACTCGATGGCGACACGGTTTGCCGAAGAGATCATGAATGATGCGAAGGAGCTTCGTTTGCACCACTACATTGCGCAGTCAGCCTTATTGCTGTCGCGCATTGCCTTAACACAGGAAGAGTATCACCGAGCGAACGAATACCTGTTTGAAGCACAATCTGCAGCCCACCTGTCCGGACATCATGAATGGCTGCCGAGCATCTATTTCCAATTTGCCCAGGTGTCGTTTCGCCAATCGTTTTATCCGCAAGCGCTCGACTACCTCAAACAAGCGGATCAGGCCACGGACGATACGATGGATGACGAGTTGCACCGCAAGATCCTCTCGCTCCTCTCGCAGACCCACCACAAGATGGGCAACTACGACCAGGCGCTGGACTACGCGGAAAAAGCCACCAGCCTCGTCTCGCGCATGAACAACCTCGAAGCATACGCCGAATCCCTGATCATGCTCGGCGCCAACTACCGCGAGCAGGAACAGTACGACAAAGCGCTCGAACTGTTCCAGGAAGCGATGCGCATCTCCCGTCAGCTCGAAACGCAGCACGAGCTGTCCGAAGCGGAGCGCAACCTCGCCGAACTGTACGTCAAAACAGGCGACCATGCCCAAGCGCACCAGCACTTCGAGCTGGCGATCGAACAAAAGCAGAAGCTCGGCGACGCCAGCCTCTTCACCACCATGCTCGACCTCGTCGAAGCCCTCCTCGACGCCGGAGATGTCTACAAAGCCCAGAGCCGCCTCCAAGACGCGCTCGGCTACGACATCCCCTCCGCCGAAGAGGACAGAGCTCGCGCGCTCGCCCTCTCGTACCAGATCTCCTGCTTCCTCGGCGACGAGGCTGCCGGCCGCAGAGCGCTTGAAGAGAGCCTGACGCTCGCCCGCAGCCACTCCGTGCAGACCCGCATGCCCGACCTGCTCGTCAAGCTCGGGCGCATCTGCGCCAAAGCGGGCGACCAGTCCATGGCGACGCAACTCTTCGGCGAGGCGCTCGCCGGCTACGAGAGCCTCGGCCTCATCATGCGCACCAATACCAAAAACGCCTAA
- a CDS encoding acetyl-CoA C-acetyltransferase has protein sequence MANRDAVIVSAVRTAIGNFQGALAGIPAPELGAIVLNEALNRAGVSKDLVDEVIMGNVLQAGLGQNPARQASVKAGLPNTIASMTINKVCGSGLKAVMLAAQAIKAGDADVILAGGMENMSRAPYLLEGARTGYRMGDQKVTDIMIRDGLWCAFDDTHMGITAENVAERYGLTREEQDEFAAWSQQKAEAALASDRFKDEIVPVQIPQRKGDPIVFDKDEFPRAGTTAESLGKLRAAFKKDGTVTAGNASGINDGAAAVLVMSREKAEALGLKILGTVTAYASAGLDPNVMGLGPIYATKKALERANLSIGEIDLIEANEAFAAQSLAVGRDLEIPREKLNVNGGAIALGHPIGASGTRVLVSLIHEMEKQDAKRGLATLCIGGGQGVALVFER, from the coding sequence ATGGCAAATCGTGATGCAGTGATTGTAAGCGCTGTCCGCACAGCGATCGGCAACTTTCAAGGGGCGCTGGCCGGCATTCCGGCACCGGAGCTCGGCGCTATCGTTTTGAATGAAGCACTCAACCGCGCAGGGGTGTCGAAAGACCTGGTTGACGAAGTGATCATGGGCAACGTCCTGCAGGCGGGCCTCGGCCAGAACCCGGCTCGTCAGGCATCGGTAAAAGCAGGCCTGCCGAACACGATCGCATCGATGACGATCAACAAGGTCTGCGGCTCCGGCCTCAAAGCGGTCATGCTGGCAGCGCAAGCGATCAAAGCGGGCGACGCAGACGTGATCCTCGCCGGCGGCATGGAAAATATGTCCCGCGCGCCGTATTTATTGGAAGGCGCTCGCACCGGCTACCGCATGGGCGACCAGAAAGTGACCGACATCATGATCCGCGACGGCCTGTGGTGCGCTTTTGACGATACCCACATGGGCATCACCGCGGAGAACGTGGCGGAGCGCTACGGCCTGACCCGCGAGGAGCAGGATGAGTTCGCCGCCTGGTCGCAGCAAAAAGCGGAAGCGGCACTGGCGTCCGACCGCTTCAAAGATGAGATCGTGCCGGTGCAGATCCCGCAGCGCAAAGGCGACCCGATCGTGTTTGACAAAGACGAGTTCCCGCGTGCAGGCACCACGGCTGAGTCGCTCGGCAAACTCCGCGCGGCCTTCAAGAAGGACGGCACCGTCACCGCCGGCAACGCGTCGGGCATCAACGACGGCGCAGCAGCTGTGCTCGTCATGTCCCGTGAGAAGGCGGAAGCGCTCGGCCTGAAGATCCTCGGCACCGTCACCGCCTACGCGTCTGCCGGCCTCGACCCGAACGTGATGGGCCTCGGTCCGATCTACGCGACCAAGAAAGCGCTGGAGCGCGCCAACCTGTCGATCGGCGAGATCGACCTGATCGAAGCGAACGAAGCGTTTGCCGCCCAGTCGCTGGCTGTCGGCCGCGACCTCGAGATCCCGCGCGAGAAGCTGAACGTCAACGGCGGCGCGATCGCCCTCGGCCATCCGATCGGCGCATCGGGCACCCGCGTGCTCGTCTCCCTGATCCACGAGATGGAGAAACAGGATGCAAAACGCGGCCTGGCGACGCTCTGCATCGGCGGCGGCCAAGGCGTGGCGCTGGTGTTCGAACGCTAA
- the atpB gene encoding F0F1 ATP synthase subunit A, which produces MTAIGTSVLAALVVLLLARLAVANIDVRRPRGIQNFFEWVVDFITGLAKDTIGDRAMTYVPLAFTLIIYLFVANQMGLITNVVTHVHEPMFGISAGTLAEHDGEGHVSWFMSPTANLSVAMAMSIGIVGMTHIIGLRNPRQYFKHYFEPNPAFFILHLIDEVAKFLTLGLRLYGNIFAGEVLIAILLGIPLLFGIIPLGGIPMIVWIAYSIFVGTIQAFVFTVLTLVYISQKLPHNEAH; this is translated from the coding sequence TTGACCGCAATCGGAACCAGCGTGCTGGCCGCTCTCGTTGTGCTGCTTCTGGCGCGTCTGGCAGTGGCAAACATCGATGTGCGCAGACCGCGCGGCATCCAGAACTTCTTCGAGTGGGTGGTCGACTTCATCACGGGCCTCGCGAAGGATACGATCGGTGACCGTGCGATGACGTATGTTCCGCTCGCATTCACTTTGATCATCTACCTGTTCGTCGCGAACCAAATGGGTCTGATCACCAACGTCGTAACGCATGTGCATGAACCGATGTTCGGCATCTCGGCGGGAACGCTGGCTGAACACGATGGCGAAGGTCACGTGTCTTGGTTCATGTCCCCGACCGCGAACTTGAGCGTCGCGATGGCGATGTCGATCGGGATCGTCGGCATGACGCACATCATTGGTCTGCGCAACCCGCGCCAATACTTCAAGCACTACTTCGAACCGAACCCGGCCTTCTTCATCCTTCACCTGATCGATGAAGTGGCGAAGTTCCTGACGCTCGGTCTGCGTCTTTACGGGAACATCTTCGCGGGCGAGGTCCTGATTGCCATCCTGCTGGGAATCCCGTTGCTGTTCGGTATCATCCCGCTTGGCGGCATCCCGATGATCGTCTGGATCGCGTACTCGATCTTCGTAGGTACGATCCAAGCGTTCGTATTTACAGTCCTGACACTGGTTTACATCTCGCAAAAACTGCCGCACAACGAAGCTCACTAG
- the atpE gene encoding F0F1 ATP synthase subunit C codes for MEIAIGLCLGLAAVGAGIGNGLVVGRTIEGIARQPEAKGMLQTQMFIGLGLVEALPVISVAIGLILYATR; via the coding sequence ATGGAAATCGCAATCGGTCTCTGCCTTGGTCTCGCAGCAGTTGGTGCTGGTATCGGTAACGGTCTCGTAGTTGGTCGCACCATCGAAGGTATCGCTCGTCAACCGGAAGCAAAAGGTATGCTGCAAACTCAAATGTTTATCGGTCTGGGTCTCGTAGAGGCACTCCCGGTTATCTCCGTTGCAATCGGTTTGATCCTGTACGCAACTCGCTAA
- the atpF gene encoding F0F1 ATP synthase subunit B produces MELQLGTMLVQLGVFVVLFLLLKKFAFGPLMRVMNERAQYIENQINTAEKNREEADRLASEHRTAIEKAKQDAHELMENARRTGEKQAADIIAAAETEARRLKEEAVADINREKEQAIAELREQVGNLSVLLAGKIVSKELNAEGHKALFEEAVKEMGVRV; encoded by the coding sequence TTGGAATTGCAACTGGGAACCATGTTAGTGCAGTTGGGGGTCTTCGTCGTCCTCTTCCTGCTGCTGAAAAAGTTCGCATTTGGTCCTCTCATGCGCGTCATGAACGAGCGTGCTCAATATATCGAGAATCAAATCAACACGGCTGAAAAGAACCGTGAAGAAGCGGACCGTCTGGCTTCCGAGCATCGCACCGCGATCGAAAAAGCGAAGCAAGACGCGCACGAACTCATGGAGAACGCACGCCGTACCGGTGAAAAGCAAGCTGCCGACATCATCGCAGCTGCAGAAACCGAAGCTCGCCGTCTGAAAGAAGAAGCAGTTGCTGATATCAACCGTGAAAAAGAACAAGCGATCGCAGAACTGCGTGAGCAAGTGGGCAACCTTTCCGTTCTCCTCGCGGGCAAGATCGTCAGCAAAGAGCTGAACGCAGAAGGCCACAAAGCTCTCTTCGAAGAAGCGGTTAAAGAAATGGGTGTTCGTGTATGA